DNA from Phragmites australis chromosome 16, lpPhrAust1.1, whole genome shotgun sequence:
ACTGGCTGGAACCTGAGTGACTGGTCAACACCCACGTGAGTGGTTGGATTGATTGGTCAGACCCTAAGTGGGTGGTTGGATCCCGAGTGGGCGGTCCGAGTGACTGATCggaacccgagtgggtggttggatcCCAAGTGGGGACGCAAACTCGGCTTTAGTAGACTAGAGCAAATCGAGTTACTcgatgactaaattagcaaagactcgatactagaaactagaacacgatgactcgactagaaacaaagacaccaacgatggactcaaattcaacaatgagaaaattaaaaacaaaattgcgaaggccttaaagtggtttggacagcggaaaaactaaaacataaatctttttgtggggcaattttctgaactctaggtaatggaactcgaTGAAACAAAAGGGGTAGctaagattacctaacgggcaaccgaggctctgataccacttaatgTGCGATTgcctgatcttctgaaggtaatatgatcagttgattgatggagtttcgacgttgatgatcctaaggctccgaccagaacagatcgagaatcctcacaactactacaccactactctgtggttatcaaccgttcTAAGATGTTGTTGATCTTGCCAAGAATGCTTCTCTTGTAAAAGAATCGAgagcacaagcaagaataggtaggtgcaatctaaatattgctaattaccaatgaagtactcgagttgaggttcaacaaaccgataaacggcgaaactatctaaaatagaataatctaagctaaacctgagcctaaactataatGGCtgttgtatatttatagggggatgtgaggaagtcaacctagggttgtgcagccgtggaaagcgGCGTACAAaacctagactccgaccccgatacgattacaagacctaactaggtccaaaacTGTGGCGCaatatcttatttctttgactctgactaaactataaggaatatttggttgaacTCATATCCagtggaaagggctcgtcgtaggctttccagaatgtccaagatcgtctaaaacggacttcgtatgagagagtcaTATCCGTTTTACTGACATACTGTcctaagactcgaccacgaccatgagcacgactttgaccacgaccatgaccacgactagagctcaggctcgagtccgagtagacttgaccttcgaggggtgatgtgcgggtaaggttgtggtgcttctcccacgttcctaagcaataaaatatcacaagaatttagtagtaatctatccaaGCAAGCATGAgtagcgagaaacgagttcacctggtggtttaattgtcgtgcacgtgctcttgtaattggaccttgtatgatttgaggaatattaatagtattgatcatatctgaatgAGTCATGAGCTTATCATCatcccctcttgaattggagtcgtcatcgactcaagctcttctccttctcccaagtagagcttcaaatcttctttttctcctgaacattggatcatccggtgattgTAACATTATCTGTTCCAGGAAAAGTTTGCTCTCTGTAGAaaaaggtccggtgaaagcTTCCAGTGATCCCATgtccatcaccagataatccttGTGTTCCAATCCAccaaaccacccttctgcaacctctctgcaacaaaaggtctaGTGCATTCTCCGGCGTTCACAATCttagcaccggactatctggcgtacataatcaaacttggtgcacaaaatctcctctctgcagaaaatactctgggCTCTCAAAATCCATCACCGGGccatccggtgtttgcttttatttctgcttcagcactgaaaatgctccagtgataACCTCTGGGGTAGCCACCACATTCACCAGACCTTTTGGTGGATTGATCTCTAATTTCGCtcgaaaaattgctctctgcaagaaatagtccgatgaGTACACACTGtccacatcggaatatccggtgtatTTAATTTTTCTGCATACATAGAGGAATTCGCCAATTCTAAACACCGTCAGCTCCagttagacatgaacaagaataaacatccacaaacacatactAACCAAACTCAAGACACATCAACTGTTATCAATACCTCATCATATGCAAATCAAGATACTTCTCTACTTAGTTTCTCAGAAACAATGCCTATAGGTCTAGTATGGACAACGAGGGTTTACATAAAATCTTGCCATATTCATCCTAATGTTGTTGTTCATGAACAAAGTGAGCTGAAGAACATAGGAAAATTCTACCATATTTGAGTTGACTCGTACCTGAGAGTGTGTTTCTACTACTACCATGTAGAGAGTAAATTCGACAAGCAATTCTGTACTGAAAGTGTGTTTCGCTGAATTGATATCATAAATCTGTGTTCCGTCATTTGTATCATGGTTATAATGCGGCAATGACTAACATTCCCTGCCTATCCGGAGAGAAAGGATCTGTTACTTTCAAAATAATAGACTTCTTAGGGAGCCGAAGAAGTCTCGAGGCATTAAAGCGCGTTAACAGGGAGAATAATAGCAACATATATGAGCTTGTGATCAGGGCATGAACGCACCCTGCTCAGGTGCCATTTGATGATGTATTTGTCGATTTCCCATAGGATTAGAAAACTACAGGTTGAGAGAGGGATGTTCCATGTTTGCAGaacaaaaatttagaaaataaatccACAACTCGTTGGATCTTTCAGATGTAAGCTTAGACATTCGGATGAGTTCAGATTTCAGAATGAATTATAATTACATCTTCAATTATTAAGGAAAAGGCTAGAAATTTATGTTGCATTCTGATGCAGCAATGCTTATGTAGTGTACTAATCAGCCCGAgggtgcattttttttttaaacgatcTATTTTGAATGTTACAGCCGAAATTTTGCTCTCCTCAAAGTGATGCAAAATTTCCAATTTATTAGTGGACCAGGACTCCAACGGCTAAACATACTAAGAGCTACGTACATACAATGATCTCATCTGCAATATGTACACAGCACTGCTTCTGTCTTGCAATTTGGGTTTGGCAATTGACTCAGACAAACATTACTTAAGTCTATCCGGAGATCTCAACACGGTAACACCATTTACCCAATGCGATCAGAGTGGTTGTTTATATGGATTTTCCGTTGTTTTCTTTTGCGATTGGAACTCGTGGTTTGTGGTGTGCATGCGCCTTACGATGGCATCATTCGGCAAGTGCTCCCGCTCTACAATGACAACTTGACCAGGATTGCATTGCCAACGCCAAGAAGGTTCAGATTTTCACCTATTTTGATCAGAACAAAATGCAAGGGGATCGCTTTCAAATGTGAGGGCGTGAGAATGAGACCACCAAGGCACCGATCCATGGCAGCATCCGCACCTAATTCTGGTCAATGACCTGGAACGACTTGTCAGGTGATCAACACAAGTCTTCTCTCGAAGATACAACATTAAGCAAAACGACTGAAGGAAAGAAAACAATTAATCAAACTCTGAAAAATAGCATCAGACCGCCATCTCTAATCAAATTCTGTgtaatatgatcatatcatatGAACTGTACACTGATCACATCCTTCAGATGATTCAGGTGCCTGTGCTACAAGTAAAACTCTTAAACAAACATGACATTTTTACACCCTTTTAGAGTATAGGTCTGAACAGAACACATTGAGCAGAAAGTCAGCTAGGCCTCAAGAACTTGGCAATGGAGGATGTGGTTCTTGGTGCGGCGGCGACCGGCGATATTGGACAAGAGACCCGTGACGAAGCTATTGGCATGCGCTTTGCCAGCAAGGGTCTCCCACCACTGGTTTCCCGACCCGGCGGCAACGTCGACATCCGAGATGCTCATGTCGTTCGGGACGACACAGAGCTTGCTGTGGAGAGCGACAATAgcggccgcctccgccgcctggGAGCTCCCCTGGTGCTGCTTGCAGGACCGGTCCTGAGATTTCAGTGGCCCCAGGCGAAACTGAAAATAGGGCCTATTGaacataaatattgaaatatttatatatcaattacaaagataatattCTGGGTAGTGTCCACAAACATTTACGATAAGTTTGAATAACCTGGAATGCATCCGTTACGGTAAGCTGaaacaaaattatcgtaaatgctcACGGGAACAAAATTGTGATGGATCGGAGTACACGTACGTATGCTTGCGTTAATGCATGCTAGCTAGGTATAGATACTTACATACCTATGTACAACTTGCTACGCACAGCTCTAGTTACTCATCGGTACATGCAGCAGGTAGCTTGCAGCAATAGTAGCTTTGGATCTATCTGCTCGCAAGTGCCAGCACCACAGTACAAACGCTGGACCCATTGATTACCGGAGTGAGTGGAGACCTTTCCGTATTTCAAATGTGCGATCTTAGCAAGGGTCAGATCCATTTGAGGTGGAGTAGAAACTATAGAGGAGAAAAACCAGCAATAAAAACTCATATGGCAATGACTGACGCATGTCCTCGATCGAAGTTGCGGGTATACGGGACACCTTGGAGTCGTGGTCCCACAAAACACAGGAAACTGGACTATGTGGATGGAAGAAAACACGAAATAGGCAAACAACCAAATAGGCTAGGTAGGCAGgttacttgattttttatggacCGGAGGAACCATAAAAACTTGCGTCCTACCATGCGAACTGTTAGTCCTTCCTGCTATTTTAGACATAGTTCTATCTGTTATCGTATTGTTAGGCATGCATACTATACATAGGTACACGAGGAGTGGCCCCTCGATTTTGGGGGCCCGGGGCGGCCGCCCCGCTCGACCCCCCTCAGGGTCGGCTCTGGCTGCTTGCTGTCAATGCAGGTGGTCCACGCGTCCATGACCTCGTCGTAGGCCCTCAGCCGGCAGTCGTCCTTGCAGTCGGCGGCATAGAGCCCGCCGTCGAGGCACGCACTGGGGCTCCTCCAGCCGATGACCATGCCGTCGAGCATGACCGACCACGCGTCgtactccggtgagtacacctGGCTCAGCACCTGCTGTGACACGCCAAGCCCCTTCACGTACCACCTCCCGCCGTGCAACACGCTGGCGAATGGCACCATCGCCGTGGCCATGTTGCACACGGACGACCAACGGTTCTTGTTGGGGTCGAACAACTCGGTGGACCTtatgccaccgccgccaccgctctGAATAACCCTAGTAAGATGAAGAACTCTAGAGCACAATAAACCAATTGATATGAATATGTAAAAAATGATTTGAAATTAAGATTACTATTTTGCCCTATTTAAATccaattatttataaatttgcAAGTCATTCTATTTCTAATAGTACCTTCCTAATACTcataatacatatatatgatacTCATGACACAGATAACGATGAGAAGTATGATTAGATTGATCTAAACTGTCAATTAGTTATGATTAGATTGATCTAAACTGTCAATTGTAAGATTGGATGGTCTATATTAATTATTGTCTATAGTAAAACGAGCATGTGTACGATTGACGAGCCCGCTTGCTGTTCCGTGTTCGGCAAGTTGTGTGAGTGCGTCAAAGTTTGTTGAAGCATACCAATTCCAACGCCTCGTGTGGGAGGTGGGTGGTAAATCGGTCGTGCGAACGTGTAATTGTGTGAAGCCTAAGTGTTATGAATAAAAGAAAAGATCAAAAAGAGGGGATCAGTtctgatccccccccccccccacccaaaaaaaaactcTCGCTTTTGATCGGCTGTGAACTCTGTTAATTTCACTGTTCATCATTCGGGAAACGCTGGTTTCCGTCCAACAGAGATTGAGCAATGGAAAGGGTGTGCGATTTGATCCCCaacaaagcatgcatgcaaattTATATtatatcactactacaaaatatgaGTTCATTGTCGGTTCTAAACTGACTTTCAAAACAGAAATTCCAACATAAGCGAAAGTGATAGCCAGGTTTTTCTGACCGAcagtaatagtatttttgaaaaagaaaaaaatgactGGATCCAGGCATCCAGCCATCGATGCTGCTCTAACCAAATCACCAGCGCTGCTCCGATCGGGTCACGGGCGAAAGCCCTCCATAGCCTCTTGCTCCACTCCACTCCTCCACGactacaagaaaaaaatacactCCTCCTAAACAATCCCAAGCATGATGCACACAAATTAAATTCAAAGAACAGAACAATCTATTGAGTCTGTCTTTTGCCATCATAGAGGAAAAAAACACGAAGCAAAATACAGTGATGTAGGAGGCGTCCGGGCGGGCTGCGCACTTGCCCCCACGGAGCTCTAGCCGAGTCGAGCTCGAGGGTGCGTAGGTGAGGTCGACGACCACCATGGATGAGGACGTGCTATTATCTCCGTGGAGCTCGCCGCCACAGAGCTCTCATCGGGTCGAGCTTGAGGGTGCCCAGGCGAGGTCAGTGGCCGCCATGGTGTCCTCATCTACCCTCCACGAGCGGGCTTTCCTTCGAACGATGACGTTTGGCAGTGGGGATGTGGCACAACAGGCTTCTGGGGAGCCCTCCGAGCTCCAATGTGGCCTGACGGTGGCATAGAGGCCTCATGTTGGTCCACCAGCATTGGAGAAGATGGTGGTGCAGCTCAGTTCTCTGGCGGGGAAGGTGGCTGCAGCTTGGGGCAgatggaggaggagctcgtcgtGGTCTCCTCCACTGGATCTAGGTGGCACTAAGGCATGGatgagctgctgctgctactctcGGTGGGTGCGAAATGGTGAGAAAGAGCATAGAGGAGTGGATCGTGGGTGGAGAACGAGAGAGATGAGTGGAGGGGGTGTGGATAAGGACTGTCGGGAGCAAGAGAGAGGGTGGTCAGcacttcacaattttttttggtgTGGATTTGAGCGGATGCGAGACTAAAAAGCAAAATGCATAAAAACATTTAGGTCCAACATcggtatcactgctggctcatgactagagccggcagtgatacttgattatcattgtcggttcttatTAACAACCGGCAATGATGCTTTTTTtcttacgaaccggtagtgataaataTTTTTGCAGTATTGTATTCTAGCTGAACTGACGGTGATGAGCCAGTAAATATGATcacttttgtagtagtgtattgAATAAAGGATGAAAGGCAATTAACCATGAATAAACTTAATCATTTTATCAAAATTCGCCATTGCGGAGTTCATATGGAACCCCAGTGTCATGGTCAAACTACAAGCCGAGGTGAGGACGAACACACCAAAGGGCCAAGAAATGGTCATGGAAGAGAACCTTGGCGGCATGACACACTTGAAGGCCGTCATCAAGGAGACGCTACGGTTGCAACCGCCGGCGCAAACACGATTGTGACATCAAGTAATGGCTACAGGATCCCAATGCAAACACGAGTCATAGTCAATGCATGGGCTATTAGTAGAGATTCAAGGTCTTGGGAGACGGCAGAGGAGTTCATGCCACAGAGGTTCATGGGTTTATGGCTTTAAGGTCTTTGCACCTGGCGGAGGATTTGCCTGAACTCAACTTTGGGCTGGCCACCGTCCAAATCATGCTAGCGAAccttagagcaactccaaccgGCTAGATAAAACAGTTCTCCAACGGACTCTCCAACCGGTCTCGTTACTTTTGGCGCTCGCTATCTGCCCGGCTTCACTCGTCACATTCTGGAGGGGAAAAGCTGGCTATAAGATGTACTCCCTTCAATtgtaaatgtagatcgttttagatttgtacataagaattaagaaagtagatgaaatgaccttgttgctctttatttattatatattagaaaagataactcattcatttataagagtggtagtatttattaaatatgggtaagacgggaacaaaagaggaaaaaatgcatagaaattcgagaataacttatatttagagaatagttgaagaggctaaaacgacctacatttacaaccagagggagtacGTGTTTTGTTGCTCCAA
Protein-coding regions in this window:
- the LOC133895317 gene encoding F-box/kelch-repeat protein At1g55270-like; translated protein: MATAMVPFASVLHGGRWYVKGLGVSQQVLSQVYSPEYDAWSVMLDGMVIGWRSPSACLDGGLYAADCKDDCRLRAYDEVMDAWTTCIDSKQPEPTLRGVERGGRPGPPKSRGHSSCTYV